One window of Salmo salar chromosome ssa11, Ssal_v3.1, whole genome shotgun sequence genomic DNA carries:
- the LOC106563249 gene encoding leucine zipper putative tumor suppressor 3 — MLRGLRLTNEALPRWSTLLLTTAASVLRRSAREQRERGPPAHNNGNRQVSNGNRGVSNGNRAAAVVGNSERQVSNAVFLNGGGRRDGRDQRDGRYQRDGRDGGREVPRGAVSLDICGNNEVSLNNDRNSSQQLAQYKEVGASAAKLDNHNKPPNILPISGKLEKVQSNDGLVRPSAFKPVVPKSFHSMQNLVCPPQAGGGGRSAGGGAGGGGGPSVPGPPRDTDSSGGRGGGTRGGEGGGSRGGGQGSLSDSGRNSLTSLPTYAGSSSGYGPPPVLGPLSASTSHINRLGTTGALEKLDKPGGVSGNSGYQNGLSTSDSGRSSSGKSSSSYQRLSHLSDAPPPLRPSPSSDDVIQDLEDRLWEREQEVLHMRRNLDQSEAAIVQVFEEKQRVWERQMDELRQNYASRLQQVTRRAQRSQSALQAQISRLSQDKRRLHEEMAALLAQREELERKCLDYRKEQADILPRLEETKWEVCQKAGEISLLKQQLRESQAEVTQRAGEMVALRGQLKEANAQLRDWEEAMLGLKDSYSTKTLELERCEGELQKTLTEVSQLRDKLGMFEAEVVGLKRALGEFSVRDRAVEASGGGSREASRTRVGLPSPHSPPEGSAFSYPALPPPPVPPPDAILSLQSDEVQCQDAHHHQEAHLRQEAHQRQEAQLRQEIHQQRQEAHQQWEEAGDLHRQLEHLQGELRLERQQRERQALTFKKERHVWMDEKEHVLKYQAQLQLSYVETLQKNQALELRVGQLGSKLTSTNTTPSPTSPPPLSPIPLPAPVTPLPSLSLSPPPLAEDKKLPPALHQLAPPWPVLTRLERIESTEI; from the exons ATGCTAAGGGGACTACGGCTGACGAACGAAGCTTTGCCACGGTGGAGCACTCTTCTTCTTACTACGGCAGCGAGCGTCCTCCGCCGCTCtgcgagagagcagagagagagaggccccccCGCCCATAACAATGGAAACAGACAAGTCTCCAATGGCAATAGGGGCGTTTCCAATGGGAACCGAGCAGCGGCAGTGGTgggtaacagtgagaggcagGTGTCCAATGCAGTGTTTTTGAATGGAGGCGGGCGGCGTGATGGGCGGGACCAGAGGGATGGGCGGTACCAGAGGGATGGGCGTGATGGGGGGCGAGAAGTGCCGAGAGGGGCAGTGAGTTTGGACATTTGCGGGAACAACGAGGTCTCGCTGAACAATGATCGAAACAGTAGCCAACAACTAGCTCAGTACAAGGAGGTGGGCGCCAGCGCAGCCAAACTGGATAACCATAACAAACCCCCCAACATCCTCCCCATCTCTGGGAAGCTGGAGAAGGTtcag AGCAACGATGGATTGGTCCGCCCCTCTGCCTTCAAGCCTGTAGTGCCCAAGAGCTTCCATTCCATGCAGAATCTGGTGTGCCCCCCCCAGGCCGGAGGAGGGGGCCGCAGCGCCGGAGGTGGGGCTGGAGGTGGTGGGGGTCCCAGTGTACCAGGACCCCCCAGAGACACAGACAGCTCTGGCGGCCGGGGTGGAGGTACCAGAGGCGGGGAAGGTGGTGGCAGCAGGGGCGGAGGCCAGGGGAGCCTCTCCGACTCAGGGAGGAACTCTCTAACCAGCCTGCCCACCTACGCTGGCTCCAGCTCGGGCTACGGGCCCCCGCCTGTCCTAGGGCCCCTGAGCGCCTCCACCAGCCACATCAACCGCCTGGGGACCACGGGGGCCCTGGAGAAGTTGGACAAGCCTGGTGGCGTTAGCGGTAATAGTGGATACCAGAACGGACTGAGCACCTCGGATAGTGGTCGCTCCTCCTCTGGGAAGAGCTCCTCGTCCTATCAGAGGCTCAGCCACCTGAGTGACGCCCCCCCGCCCCTCCGCCCCTCGCCCTCCTCCGATGACGTCATCCAGGACCTGGAGGATCGGCtatgggagagagagcaagag gTGCTCCACATGCGCCGTAACCTAGACCAGAGTGAGGCGGCCATCGTCCAGGTGTTTGAGGAGAAGCAGCGCGTGTGGGAGCGCCAGATGGACGAGCTGCGGCAGAATTATGCCTCACGCCTGCAGCAG GTGACGCGTCGCGCCCAGCGCTCCCAGAGTGCCTTGCAGGCCCAGATCAGCCGTCTGTCGCAGGACAAGCGACGCCTGCATGAGGAGATGGCTGCGCTGCTGGcccagagagaggagctggagaggaagTGCCTGGACTACAGGAAGGAGCAGGCTGACATCCTGCCACGCCTGGAGGAGACCAAATGGGAG gTGTGTCAGAAGGCAGGGGAGATCTCCCTGCTGAAGCAGCAGCTGAGGGAGAGCCAGGCGGAGGTGACCCAACGGGCGGGGGAGATGGTGGCCCTGCGGGGCCAGCTGAAGGAGGCCAACGCCCAGTTGAGGGACTGGGAAGAGGCCATGTTGGGCCTCAAGGACTCCTACAGCACCAAGACCCTGGAGCTGGAGCGCTGCGAGGGGGAGCTGCAGAAGACGCTGACCGAG GTCTCTCAGCTGAGGGACAAGCTGGGAATGTTTGAGGCTGAGGTGGTAGGGCTGAAGCGGGCCCTGGGTGAGTTCAGTGTGAGGGATAGGGCTGTCGAGGCTAGTGGTGGGGGGAGCAGGGAAGCATCCAGGACCAGAGTGGGGCTTCCCTCGCCACACAGCCCACCTGAAGGCTCCGCCTTCTCCTACCCGGCCCTGCCTCCACCCCCCGTACCCCCCCCAGATGCCATACTGAGTTTGCAGAGTGATGAGGTTCAGTGCCAGGATGCCCACCATCACCAGGAGGCTCACTTGCGTCAGGAAGCTCATCAGCGTCAAGAGGCCCAACTGCGGCAGGAAATCCACCAGCAGCGCCAGGAGGCCCACCAGCAGTGGGAGGAGGCAGGGGACCTGCACCGGCAGCTGGAGCACCTCCAAGGTGAGCTGCGTCTGGAGCGACAGCAGCGTGAGCGACAGGCACTCACCTTCAAGAAGGAGCGCCACGTGTGGATGGACGAGAAGGAGCATGTGCTCAAGTACCAGGCCCAGCTGCAGCTCAGCTATGTGGAGACCCTGCAGAAGAACCAGGCCCTGGAGCTCCGCGTGGGCCAGCTGGGCTCCAAGctcacctccaccaacaccacccccTCGCCCACCTCGCCACCCCCACTGTCCCCCATCCCCCTGCCTGCCCCCGTCACTcccctaccctccctctctctctccccacctccccttGCTGAGGACAAGAAGCTCCCTCCCGCCCTTCaccagctggcccctccctggccGGTACTCACCCGTCTGGAGAGGATAGAATCCACAGAGATCTAG
- the fastkd5 gene encoding FAST kinase domain-containing protein 5, mitochondrial produces the protein MSAGSLCHVARLRHLSLALHRQFLRAQHLHNSYGEPETEGLDEEDGREGVLPGDYRLQYNPSSYYRPQHNPGASLSRLEMEEQCQSTVTSAFRQQSNRYSVSSSRRLSSTKNTLLDLAFNRGTGAKAERAPPYRTEPLTPDVKGDPRAFQTCRPEYSAMTLDLSQRPAPVHSKQAFFLLHKVTVLKGSMEPVDVTGFLTKLSHLHPDQTPLVRGDTRFIMLLRYAVENLSHFSHSQLLKVLRSFVWLGLPPTHSMLGLYEAELVRRAGEMGLHQLLLAADLWRCLGRSVPQYLQCLYDCASLHLGEVGVSEIVQLLYVMGEGRRCPKELVHPLEQILMRHLDQLEPEEVGAVCLGLFKSQTALSEGAVNRLVDRAHSVVYEMSDFAMVNVMKLLRFSYLDHRAWLEVMAHEVPRRAPNMGVQGLMHVALACSALHYRNERILLAVAERLPSLAPHCRSKDSGKLIWAFGTLGVLPSQCPNFYPSLIEALRQREAEFQRYPEHLLTGLLGLAFICQLPEDLVALALSPEFVSLATRSKQLDLKKDLFTLDGTVALELPHWTGPRLSRELREETTEILWRFAQKDVCQKVEVLEAEAVLRDLLGGEEFVSKRMILPHTRSIDLEVHLNPVGQPLPVTSAQTYPISSQDWSISSGSSTQGWEKINTGVTLTEDLLTQLTNGRKTPLPPTQASQLPLLRRTEPDEGGGLFSVGVDLTDGLVGALTKRNNPGPLPRDSHKASIAPIRLAIQVTNRNHYCYRSPQLLGLHAMKRRQLKLTGYRVVELPHREWFPLLRRTHAEKLAYMHCKVYGTLD, from the coding sequence ATGTCTGCGGGATCATTATGCCATGTGGCTAGGCTACGCCATCTCTCCCTAGCCCTCCACAGGCAGTTCCTCAGGGCTCAGCATCTGCACAACTCTTATGGAGAACCTGAAACGGAGGGACTCGATGAGGAGGACGGGAGGGAAGGGGTACTTCCCGGGGACTACAGGTTACAGTACAACCCCTCCTCTTACTATCGGCCCCAGCATAACCCTGGAGCCTCCCTGAGCAGGTTGGAGATGGAGGAGCAGTGTCAGTCCACCGTCACCTCTGCCTTCAGACAGCAGAGTAACCGCTACAGTGTCAGCTCCTCACGCCGCCTCTCCAGCACCAAGAACACTCTGCTGGACCTGGCCTTCAACAGAGGCACTGGGGCTAAGGCAGAAAGGGCACCCCCCTACCGCACAGAACCTCTAACCCCAGACGTCAAAGGCGACCCCCGTGCCTTCCAGACATGCCGCCCAGAGTACTCAGCCATGACCCTTGACCTGTCCCAGCGGCCTGCCCCAGTCCATTCCAAGCAGGCCTTTTTCCTGCTGCACAAAGTGACCGTCCTTAAGGGCAGCATGGAGCCTGTGGACGTAACCGGTTTCCTCACCAAGCTTAGCCACCTGCACCCTGACCAGACACCTTTAGTGAGGGGTGACACGCGTTTCATCATGCTGCTCCGCTACGCAGTGGAAAACCTGAGTCACTTTAGCCACTCCCAGCTACTGAAGGTGCTGAGGTCTTTCGTTTGGCTGGGCCTGCCCCCCACTCACAGCATGCTGGGGCTGTATGAGGCTGAGCTGGTCCGCAGGGCCGGGGAGATGGGCCTCCACCAGCTGCTGCTGGCCGCAGACCTGTGGCGCTGCCTGGGGAGGTCTGTGCCTCAGTACCTGCAGTGCCTGTATGACTGCGCCAGCCTGCACTTAGGTGAGGTAGGTGTCTCTGAGATAGTCCAGCTTCTGTATGTGATGGGGGAGGGCAGGCGCTGCCCCAAAGAGCTAGTTCACCCCTTAGAGCAGATACTGATGCGTCACCTGGACCAGCTGGAGCCAGAGGAGGTAGGGGCTGTGTGCCTGGGCCTGTTCAAGTCCCAGACAGCTCTCTCGGAAGGAGCGGTGAACCGGCTGGTGGACAGGGCCCACTCGGTTGTGTATGAGATGAGTGACTTTGCCATGGTGAACGTGATGAAGCTGCTCCGTTTTAGCTACCTGGACCATCGGGCATGGCTTGAGGTCATGGCGCATGAGGTGCCTCGCCGCGCCCCCAACATGGGCGTCCAGGGGCTGATGCATGTGGCACTGGCCTGCTCGGCCCTGCATTACCGCAACGAACGCATCCTCCTGGCTGTTGCTGAGCGCCTGCCGTCGTTAGCGCCACACTGTCGGAGCAAAGACTCAGGCAAGCTGATATGGGCCTTTGGGACCCTAGGTGTCCTGCCCAGCCAGTGCCCTAACTTCTACCCCAGCCTCATTGAGGCCCTCCGGCAGAGAGAGGCTGAGTTCCAGCGCTATCCTGAGCACCTCCTAACCGGCCTCCTCGGCCTGGCTTTCATCTGTCAGCTCCCTGAGGACCTTGTGGCGTTAGCTTTGAGCCCCGAGTTTGTTAGCCTAGCCACCAGGTCTAAACAGCTGGATCTGAAGAAAGACTTGTTCACTCTGGATGGGACGGTGGCGTTGGAGCTGCCTCACTGGACTGGTCCGCGGCTGAGTAGAGAGCTGCGGGAGGAGACAACGGAGATTCTGTGGCGCTTTGCCCAGAAGGACGTGTGTCAGAAGGTTGAGGTCCTGGAGGCAGAGGCCGTGTTACGGGACCTTCTGGGTGGAGAGGAGTTTGTGAGCAAACGAATGATCCTGCCTCACACCCGCTCCATCGACCTGGAGGTGCATTTGAACCCTGTCGGACAGCCGCTACCTGTGACCTCAGCGCAGACATATCCCATTTCCTCCCAGGATTGGAGCATTTCTTCTGGCTCTTCTACTCAGGGCTGGGAGAAGATCAACACAGGAGTCACTCTCACCGAGGACCTTTTGACTCAACTTACCAATGGCAGAAAGACCCCCCTTCCCCCAACTCAAGCTTCTCAGCTGCCCCTCCTCCGAAGGACAGAGCCGGATGAGGGAGGGGGGCTGTTCAGTGTGGGAGTCGACCTGACGGACGGGCTTGTGGGGGCTCTGACCAAACGTAACAACCCAGGCCCACTCCCCAGGGACTCCCACAAAGCCTCCATAGCCCCCATCAGACTGGCCATCCAGGTGACGAACAGGAACCACTACTGCTACCGCTCTCCACAGCTGCTGGGGCTGCATGCCATGAAAAGGAGGCAGCTGAAGCTGACTGGATACCGAGTGGTGGAGCTGCCTCACCGTGAGTGGTTCCCTCTGCTGAGGCGAACCCACGCTGAGAAACTGGCCTATATGCACTGCAAGGTTTACGGCACCCTTGACTGA